One region of Ferrovum sp. JA12 genomic DNA includes:
- a CDS encoding DUF502 domain-containing protein, which yields MKRYFLTGIVVLIPVVITVWVLRLVITSLDQIFDILPIAWRPETLVGLHIPGLGVLVALLIVILTGAVATNFLGRKLLDMLDDILGKIPLVKSIYSGVKQVSDTLFSSSGQAFRQVLLVRYPHNDVWTIAFQTGVPTQSIAREFSEPHVNVYVPTTPNPTSGFFLMLPKSQTIELDMSVDMALKYIISMGVVDPTSHTKAAIHSINPSN from the coding sequence ATGAAACGTTATTTTTTGACTGGTATTGTGGTTCTCATTCCCGTGGTCATTACCGTTTGGGTGTTGCGTCTCGTCATCACGAGCCTTGATCAAATCTTTGATATTCTTCCCATTGCATGGCGGCCTGAAACCCTGGTTGGGCTGCATATACCAGGACTTGGTGTGCTTGTGGCACTGTTAATTGTCATTTTAACTGGCGCCGTGGCCACCAACTTTCTGGGTCGAAAACTCCTTGACATGCTAGATGACATACTAGGTAAGATCCCTTTAGTAAAAAGTATTTACTCGGGTGTTAAACAAGTCAGTGATACTTTGTTTTCAAGTTCGGGACAAGCTTTTCGCCAAGTGCTACTAGTGCGCTACCCGCATAATGATGTCTGGACCATCGCCTTTCAAACCGGCGTCCCAACCCAAAGCATCGCCAGAGAGTTCAGTGAACCCCATGTGAATGTTTATGTCCCCACCACGCCCAATCCCACCTCGGGATTTTTTCTAATGCTCCCTAAAAGTCAAACCATTGAACTGGATATGAGCGTTGATATGGCCTTAAAATACATTATTTCTATGGGCGTTGTGGATCCCACCTCACACACTAAAGCTGCTATCCATTCCATTAATCCATCTAATTAA
- a CDS encoding FmdB family zinc ribbon protein yields MPLYEYRCQACGKASEMLQKMSDPPKTLCPHCGQEALAKQVSAAGFQLKGSGWYVTDFRGQKSGSTSATPSTASADSAPATNNTNSNNNS; encoded by the coding sequence ATGCCTTTATATGAATATCGTTGCCAAGCCTGTGGCAAAGCCAGTGAAATGCTGCAAAAAATGTCAGACCCACCTAAAACTCTTTGCCCACACTGTGGCCAAGAGGCTTTGGCCAAACAAGTGAGCGCCGCGGGCTTTCAGCTCAAGGGTTCAGGTTGGTATGTGACAGATTTTCGTGGTCAAAAAAGTGGTTCCACCAGCGCCACTCCAAGCACGGCCAGCGCCGACAGCGCTCCTGCCACGAACAATACTAACAGTAATAATAATTCATAA
- a CDS encoding M16 family metallopeptidase, with product MVKMRHILALGLMTLSLAGWAKSPALPAGVTQVTSVEGVTEYHLKNGLQVILAPDSSKPTTTVNITYRVGSRMENYGETGMAHLLEHLMFKGTPKHPTIAADLSHRGMRPNGTTWFDRTNYFETFTASESNLSWALAMEADRMVHSFIARKDLDSEMTVVRNEMEKDENDASSVLMDKLMATAYQWHNYGKSTIGARTDVENVSIPHLQAFYRKYYQPDNATLVVAGSFDPDKTLALISKDFGVIPKPKRVIEPTYTLDPIQDGERSVTLRRVGDVKYIEAVYHSVAAAHPDNAAFRVLSYIMGDTPSGRLHKALVEKELATAVSAESFNLDEPGVIYFEADLSKEQSLDKAAPVFMKTIEGVHDEPITEQEVSRAKANLLNDITQTFNDPESFGISLSTAIANGDWRLFFLNRDRIQKVSVQDVQRVAETWLKSSNRTMGEFIPTAKPDRVPFAARVDAKEQLKDFTGKQQIDHAEAFDVSPMNIQQRTQWGRLPSGIRYALLPKKTRGATVFAQLNLHFGNAENLIDQSSVANMVAGLLDRGTDKMTRQQISDRFTQLKAQVSFSGGPTGVSVSMLTDRDHLSDTLALVTEILRHPSFPESEFKQLQAAAIASIEQERTDPQAIAGNALSRHFNHYPKGDVRYSPTFDESEENIKAVTLDKIQKFYHDFYGANHGEVAVVGDFDPVKIKAVLNQGLDQWVSQSSYEVVLNTYVAPVAFKDVLNTPDKANAIFIMKLPLPIMEDDPTAPALKVANTIFGGGFLSSRLATRIRQKEGISYGVGSFLRLNNLTKNSTLGAYAIYAPQNLARLENAFQEETDKALKDGFSETEIKEAKQSLLQSAALGRAQDDGLAELLTKLLFDNHDMTYVDKLEKETQQVSVNDVNAAFRKWVTPASFAEVMAGDFNKHPAK from the coding sequence ATGGTCAAGATGCGCCACATTCTAGCTCTTGGGTTGATGACACTGTCACTGGCAGGCTGGGCTAAGAGCCCCGCTCTACCTGCTGGTGTCACACAAGTGACGTCAGTGGAAGGGGTCACTGAGTATCATTTAAAAAATGGTTTACAAGTGATTTTAGCGCCGGACAGCTCAAAACCCACCACCACAGTGAATATTACCTATCGCGTAGGGTCGCGCATGGAAAACTATGGTGAGACAGGAATGGCTCATTTACTTGAGCATTTAATGTTTAAAGGAACCCCCAAGCATCCCACCATTGCCGCTGACTTGAGCCATCGTGGGATGCGTCCTAACGGCACTACTTGGTTTGACCGCACTAATTATTTTGAGACCTTTACTGCCTCAGAGAGTAATCTTTCTTGGGCTCTCGCCATGGAAGCTGATCGCATGGTGCATTCCTTTATTGCGCGCAAAGATTTAGACAGTGAAATGACCGTGGTGCGCAATGAAATGGAAAAAGACGAAAATGATGCCAGCAGTGTGCTCATGGATAAATTGATGGCTACCGCCTACCAATGGCATAACTATGGTAAATCCACTATCGGTGCTCGTACCGATGTTGAAAACGTTTCAATTCCCCATTTGCAAGCCTTCTACAGAAAATACTATCAACCAGATAACGCCACTTTAGTGGTGGCAGGTAGTTTTGATCCTGATAAAACCTTGGCACTGATCAGTAAAGATTTTGGTGTGATTCCTAAACCCAAAAGAGTCATTGAACCTACCTATACCTTGGACCCTATTCAAGATGGCGAGAGAAGTGTGACCTTAAGGCGCGTAGGCGATGTCAAATATATTGAAGCGGTATATCACAGTGTAGCAGCTGCCCATCCAGATAATGCAGCATTCAGAGTATTGTCTTATATTATGGGCGATACGCCTTCGGGGCGCTTACACAAAGCCTTAGTAGAAAAAGAGCTGGCTACTGCCGTGTCTGCGGAGAGCTTTAACTTAGATGAACCGGGAGTCATTTACTTTGAGGCTGATTTAAGTAAAGAACAATCTCTGGATAAGGCTGCTCCAGTTTTCATGAAAACCATTGAAGGCGTTCATGATGAGCCTATTACCGAGCAAGAGGTTTCAAGAGCTAAAGCCAATTTATTAAATGATATAACGCAAACTTTTAATGATCCTGAAAGTTTTGGGATTTCTCTATCCACGGCCATTGCTAACGGCGACTGGCGTTTGTTTTTCTTAAATCGCGACCGAATTCAAAAAGTCAGCGTTCAAGACGTTCAGCGAGTGGCAGAGACGTGGCTTAAATCCAGTAATCGTACCATGGGTGAGTTTATTCCCACCGCAAAGCCTGATAGAGTGCCTTTCGCCGCACGAGTGGATGCGAAGGAGCAATTAAAAGACTTCACGGGTAAACAACAGATAGACCATGCTGAAGCCTTTGATGTCTCTCCCATGAATATCCAACAACGCACACAATGGGGACGTTTACCCTCCGGTATTCGCTACGCACTGCTCCCTAAGAAAACCAGAGGAGCAACGGTATTTGCTCAACTGAACTTGCATTTTGGTAATGCAGAGAACTTAATAGATCAAAGTTCCGTAGCGAATATGGTGGCAGGGCTTCTTGATCGTGGTACCGATAAGATGACGCGTCAACAAATCTCCGACCGCTTTACGCAATTAAAAGCGCAGGTCAGTTTCAGCGGTGGACCTACAGGAGTGTCGGTAAGTATGTTAACGGATCGCGATCATCTCTCCGACACCTTAGCGTTAGTCACAGAGATTTTACGTCATCCGAGCTTCCCAGAAAGTGAGTTTAAGCAGTTACAAGCTGCAGCTATTGCCTCGATTGAGCAAGAGAGAACTGATCCTCAGGCTATCGCCGGTAATGCCCTGTCACGTCACTTTAATCATTATCCTAAGGGGGATGTTCGCTATAGTCCTACCTTCGATGAGTCTGAAGAGAATATAAAGGCGGTGACTCTTGATAAAATTCAGAAGTTTTATCATGATTTCTACGGTGCTAACCATGGGGAAGTGGCTGTAGTGGGTGACTTTGATCCCGTAAAAATTAAGGCGGTACTCAATCAAGGTCTCGATCAGTGGGTGAGTCAATCGTCCTATGAGGTGGTATTAAACACATATGTGGCCCCTGTAGCATTTAAAGATGTGCTGAATACTCCCGATAAGGCCAACGCCATCTTTATTATGAAATTGCCGTTACCCATCATGGAGGATGATCCCACGGCACCTGCCTTAAAAGTGGCTAATACTATTTTCGGGGGTGGTTTTTTAAGCTCACGTCTCGCCACACGGATCCGCCAAAAAGAGGGTATTAGTTATGGCGTAGGTTCCTTTTTAAGGCTCAATAATCTGACTAAAAACAGTACTCTCGGCGCCTATGCCATTTATGCTCCACAAAACCTCGCTCGTCTAGAGAATGCCTTTCAGGAAGAAACAGATAAAGCCCTCAAGGACGGCTTTAGCGAGACTGAAATAAAAGAAGCTAAGCAATCCTTACTGCAGTCCGCTGCCTTAGGGCGTGCTCAGGATGACGGGTTAGCTGAACTGTTAACAAAATTGTTGTTTGATAATCATGATATGACCTATGTGGATAAATTAGAAAAAGAGACGCAACAGGTTAGTGTCAATGATGTCAATGCAGCCTTCAGAAAATGGGTGACTCCGGCTAGTTTTGCAGAAGTTATGGCGGGTGATTTTAATAAGCACCCCGCGAAGTAA
- the nudB gene encoding dihydroneopterin triphosphate diphosphatase: protein MGNKIPISVLVVIYTRHGEVLLLNRADHHGYWQSVTGSCDYVGEPLESAACREVMEETGLNCQDFQLKNWHWQQVYEIYPHWRHRYAEGVIHNTEHVFGLCLPERQEIILAPREHIDFVWLPIEQAADQCFSETNRAAVLKIKEYL, encoded by the coding sequence ATGGGCAATAAAATCCCCATTTCAGTGCTGGTGGTCATTTACACACGGCACGGTGAAGTGTTGTTACTAAACCGTGCTGACCACCACGGTTATTGGCAATCGGTCACGGGCAGTTGTGATTATGTAGGGGAGCCCCTTGAGAGCGCTGCCTGTCGTGAAGTGATGGAAGAGACAGGACTTAATTGTCAAGATTTTCAGCTAAAGAATTGGCATTGGCAACAGGTTTATGAAATTTATCCCCATTGGCGACATCGCTATGCCGAGGGGGTGATTCATAATACGGAGCATGTGTTTGGCTTATGTTTACCTGAGCGCCAAGAGATTATCCTGGCGCCACGGGAGCATATTGATTTTGTATGGTTACCCATTGAACAAGCTGCCGATCAGTGTTTTTCAGAAACTAACCGTGCTGCTGTGTTAAAGATTAAAGAATATCTTTAG
- the erpA gene encoding iron-sulfur cluster insertion protein ErpA: MNAPLDEALSPVLLSDSATVKIRSILEEENNLDLKLRVFVSGGGCSGFQYGFTFEEQKAEDDTVVQKNGVELLIDPMSFQYLAGAEIDYKEDLEGAQFIIRNPNATTTCGCGSSFSV, from the coding sequence ATGAACGCACCATTAGATGAAGCTCTATCCCCGGTTTTATTGTCAGATAGCGCCACTGTAAAGATTCGCTCTATTCTTGAGGAAGAGAATAACCTCGACTTAAAACTCAGAGTGTTTGTTTCAGGGGGGGGCTGCTCAGGTTTTCAGTACGGTTTTACTTTTGAAGAACAAAAAGCCGAAGATGATACCGTTGTACAAAAAAACGGCGTCGAGCTTTTGATTGACCCCATGAGTTTTCAGTATCTAGCAGGCGCTGAAATTGATTATAAAGAGGATTTAGAGGGAGCACAGTTTATTATTCGTAACCCCAATGCCACCACCACCTGTGGGTGCGGCTCATCCTTCTCAGTTTAA
- a CDS encoding efflux RND transporter permease subunit: protein MLEIVKLALRRPNTFIVMALVIFLFGVISIIKTPKDIFPEINLPVISAVWTYSGMPPEDMAGRIVYYYERSLSSTVNDIEHIESQSLFGYGIVKIFFQPDVDIRTANAQVTAISQTVLKQMPPGITPPLILNYNAATVPILQLALSSKVLSEDRIFDLGQNFIRPQLATVRGSAVPSPYGGKVRQIQIDLDPQAMQSKRVSPDDVARALSQQNLVLSPGTEKIGSFEYNVKINDSPDEFTLLNNLPIKNVGGVTIFIHDVAHVRDGFPPQINVVRDDGRRSVLMTILKNGATSTLDIIQGTKELIPKLKETLPNNLVLKVVGDQSIFVKSAISGVVREGTIAGILTSVMILLFLGSWRSTIIISMSIPLAILSAIIFLSLTGNTLNVMTLGGLALAVGMLVDDATVVIENINHHLEMGKPTTKAIIDAARQIIQPALVSTLSICIVFVPMFSLTGVPRYLFIPMAEAVIFGMLSSFVLSQTFVPTVANKLLKYQTQHFKHEHHTDAHRPEHDPNFKVHRSVKASIFQFFINIQQGFEKRFTKVRLVYRSILHFALDHRKKFITLFLGFVIVSCVTLFPLLGKNFFPEVDSGDMKIHIRVQVGTRIEETAKQFDLIENTIRRLVPQNELDTIVDNIGLSVSGINTAYSSTGTIGPQDGDILIHLNENHHPTKEYMKKLRETLPRAFPGVSFAFLPADITSQILNFGVPAPIDIRVDGPNHDNNLKFVRAILKDIRNVPGIADLRVQQATNYPQFNVDIDRSQAKNYGLTEGDITNSLVATLAGTSQVAPTFWLNNKNGVSYPIVIQMPQYKINSLADLANIPITTKESSSMQVLGGLGSIERDQSDSVISHYNIKPSFDIFASLQGRDLGSISGDIETIIQHHHQELPKGVSVKLQGQVPIMQDSYRGLSLGLVASIILIYFLVVVNFESWLDPFVIITALPAALAGIVWMLYLTGTTLSVPALTGAIMCMGVATANSILVISFARERLAIVKDSTQAALEAGYTRFRPVLMTASAMLIGMIPMALGLGDGGEQNAPLGRAVIGGLLLATIATLIFVPVVFSVVHANDTFEDEPEATGNL from the coding sequence ATGCTTGAAATTGTTAAGTTAGCTCTAAGACGTCCTAATACATTTATTGTCATGGCGTTGGTGATTTTTTTATTTGGAGTTATTTCCATTATTAAAACACCTAAAGACATTTTTCCGGAAATTAATTTACCGGTGATCAGTGCCGTATGGACATATAGTGGTATGCCTCCAGAGGACATGGCTGGGCGGATTGTTTACTACTATGAACGCTCCTTAAGCTCCACTGTGAATGATATCGAACATATAGAGTCCCAATCTTTATTTGGTTACGGGATTGTAAAAATCTTCTTTCAGCCTGATGTGGATATTCGAACTGCTAATGCTCAGGTCACCGCCATCTCTCAAACCGTTTTAAAACAAATGCCTCCTGGTATTACCCCTCCGTTGATTTTGAATTATAACGCGGCAACAGTACCTATTTTACAGTTGGCCTTATCGAGTAAAGTTCTCTCTGAGGACCGTATCTTTGACTTGGGTCAAAACTTTATTCGCCCACAGCTAGCCACGGTCAGAGGCAGCGCTGTTCCCTCACCCTATGGTGGCAAGGTGAGACAGATCCAAATTGACTTGGATCCTCAAGCTATGCAATCAAAAAGAGTTTCACCGGATGACGTCGCAAGAGCTCTGAGCCAACAAAACTTAGTACTCTCTCCTGGAACCGAAAAAATTGGTTCCTTTGAATACAACGTAAAGATTAACGACAGTCCAGATGAGTTTACTTTACTCAACAATCTTCCCATTAAAAACGTAGGGGGAGTCACTATTTTCATTCATGATGTAGCCCATGTCCGTGATGGTTTCCCTCCACAAATTAATGTGGTGAGAGATGATGGTCGGCGCTCTGTATTGATGACGATTCTTAAAAATGGTGCCACCTCAACCTTGGATATTATTCAAGGAACGAAAGAATTGATTCCTAAATTAAAAGAAACCTTACCTAACAACCTCGTTTTAAAAGTGGTAGGGGATCAATCCATTTTTGTAAAATCTGCGATCAGTGGTGTAGTACGCGAAGGAACTATTGCCGGCATTTTAACTAGCGTCATGATTCTATTGTTTCTGGGCAGCTGGCGCTCAACGATTATTATTTCCATGTCTATCCCTCTCGCCATTTTATCGGCAATTATCTTTCTTTCTCTCACCGGTAACACGTTAAATGTGATGACGTTAGGTGGTTTGGCTCTTGCCGTGGGGATGCTGGTAGATGATGCTACGGTGGTGATTGAAAATATTAACCATCATTTGGAAATGGGAAAACCCACTACCAAAGCTATTATTGATGCAGCAAGGCAGATTATTCAACCTGCTCTGGTTTCAACATTATCTATTTGTATTGTATTTGTGCCCATGTTCTCTCTAACGGGGGTACCCAGATATTTATTTATTCCAATGGCTGAGGCCGTTATCTTTGGTATGCTCTCATCCTTTGTATTGTCGCAAACTTTCGTACCTACGGTGGCCAACAAGTTACTTAAATATCAGACTCAACACTTTAAACATGAGCATCACACTGATGCACATCGTCCCGAACATGATCCAAACTTTAAAGTTCATCGCTCTGTTAAAGCATCTATCTTCCAGTTTTTCATCAATATTCAGCAAGGCTTTGAGAAACGTTTCACTAAAGTGAGGTTGGTTTATCGCTCCATATTACATTTTGCACTGGACCACCGTAAAAAATTTATCACTCTATTTTTAGGCTTCGTCATTGTTTCCTGCGTGACTTTATTTCCCTTGTTGGGGAAAAACTTTTTCCCAGAGGTGGACTCAGGCGATATGAAAATTCATATCCGCGTACAAGTGGGAACGCGTATTGAAGAGACCGCCAAACAATTTGATTTAATTGAAAACACCATTCGACGTCTGGTGCCTCAAAATGAACTCGATACCATTGTGGACAATATTGGGCTATCCGTGAGTGGTATTAACACCGCTTATAGCAGTACTGGTACCATTGGTCCTCAGGATGGAGATATTCTCATTCACTTAAATGAAAACCATCATCCCACGAAAGAGTATATGAAAAAGTTAAGAGAAACTTTACCCAGAGCCTTTCCTGGTGTGAGTTTTGCCTTTCTACCTGCTGACATTACGAGCCAAATACTAAACTTTGGTGTGCCAGCTCCCATTGACATTCGAGTAGATGGCCCCAATCATGATAACAACCTTAAATTTGTCAGGGCTATTTTAAAAGATATTCGTAACGTGCCTGGAATTGCTGACCTTCGCGTGCAACAGGCCACTAACTATCCTCAGTTTAATGTGGATATTGATCGCTCTCAAGCCAAAAACTATGGTTTAACAGAAGGGGACATTACCAACAGTTTGGTGGCCACCTTGGCAGGCACCAGTCAAGTGGCGCCTACTTTTTGGTTAAATAATAAAAATGGGGTTTCCTACCCGATTGTAATTCAAATGCCACAATATAAAATCAACTCTCTGGCAGACCTTGCCAACATTCCGATTACCACTAAAGAATCCTCCTCGATGCAAGTGTTAGGCGGTTTAGGATCCATTGAACGTGATCAATCTGACTCGGTGATTTCCCATTACAACATTAAGCCTTCTTTTGATATTTTCGCCTCCTTGCAGGGCAGGGATTTAGGAAGTATTTCTGGTGACATTGAAACTATTATCCAACATCACCATCAAGAGCTACCTAAGGGAGTCAGCGTTAAACTTCAAGGACAGGTGCCTATTATGCAGGACTCTTACCGTGGTCTTAGTTTAGGCTTGGTAGCATCCATTATTTTAATTTATTTCTTAGTCGTGGTGAATTTTGAGTCATGGCTTGATCCTTTTGTAATTATTACAGCGTTACCGGCAGCCTTAGCTGGGATTGTGTGGATGCTCTACTTGACCGGAACCACTTTATCCGTTCCTGCCTTAACTGGCGCTATTATGTGTATGGGGGTGGCTACGGCCAATAGTATTTTGGTGATCAGCTTTGCTCGGGAACGATTAGCTATTGTCAAAGATTCCACTCAGGCTGCCCTTGAGGCCGGTTATACCCGATTTAGACCTGTGCTCATGACCGCTTCAGCTATGTTAATTGGTATGATCCCCATGGCTCTCGGGTTAGGGGATGGGGGTGAACAAAACGCTCCACTTGGTCGGGCAGTGATTGGTGGTTTGCTTTTAGCAACTATTGCTACCTTGATTTTTGTACCCGTGGTCTTTAGTGTTGTGCACGCCAATGACACCTTTGAGGATGAACCAGAAGCTACGGGTAACCTGTAG
- the argC gene encoding N-acetyl-gamma-glutamyl-phosphate reductase yields MIKVGIVGGTGYTGVELLRLLVQHPEVNLTAITSRQDANKPVADVFPNLRGRVDLAFVDPHSQELSHCDVVFFATPNGIAMKDAPSLLRKGVKVIDLAADFRIKNIPLWEKWYAMEHVSPEWVKQAVYGLPEVNRDEIKKAQLVANPGCYPTAVQLAFIPLIKAGVIHANTLIADAKSGVSGAGRKSEIQTLFSEASDNFKAYGVSGHRHLPEISEQLSNHHQGPVNLIFTPHLTPLIRGIHATCYATLKHTVDLQQLFENHYSNEPFVDVMPFASHPETRSVRASNYCRIALHQPPHSEVVVVLSVIDNLVKGAAGQAVQNMNLMFGLNETMGLTQVPVLP; encoded by the coding sequence ATGATTAAAGTAGGTATTGTTGGCGGAACAGGGTATACAGGAGTTGAGCTATTGCGTCTGTTGGTCCAGCATCCTGAGGTTAACCTGACCGCGATCACTTCAAGACAAGATGCTAATAAACCAGTCGCTGATGTTTTTCCAAACTTGAGAGGACGCGTTGATCTCGCCTTTGTTGACCCCCACAGCCAAGAGCTTTCTCACTGTGACGTGGTGTTTTTTGCTACCCCGAATGGCATAGCCATGAAAGACGCACCTAGTCTTTTGAGGAAGGGCGTCAAAGTCATTGATCTGGCGGCGGATTTTCGCATAAAAAACATTCCTCTCTGGGAAAAGTGGTACGCCATGGAGCATGTAAGCCCAGAGTGGGTAAAACAGGCGGTATATGGTCTACCCGAAGTCAATCGTGATGAGATTAAAAAAGCTCAATTGGTGGCTAATCCGGGTTGCTACCCCACCGCTGTGCAATTGGCGTTTATTCCTTTAATCAAGGCAGGGGTTATTCATGCTAATACGCTCATCGCCGATGCCAAATCTGGAGTATCTGGCGCCGGCAGAAAAAGTGAAATACAAACACTCTTTTCTGAGGCCTCCGATAATTTTAAAGCCTATGGTGTCAGTGGCCATCGCCATCTTCCTGAAATTAGTGAACAACTCAGTAACCACCATCAAGGCCCCGTTAATCTTATTTTTACACCCCATTTGACGCCTTTAATTAGAGGGATTCATGCGACCTGCTACGCCACATTAAAGCACACAGTAGATCTGCAACAACTATTTGAAAACCATTATTCTAATGAGCCTTTTGTTGATGTGATGCCCTTTGCCAGCCATCCTGAAACACGTTCTGTGAGAGCATCAAACTATTGTCGTATTGCCCTTCACCAACCGCCTCACAGTGAGGTCGTGGTAGTTTTATCGGTCATTGATAATCTCGTGAAAGGAGCCGCTGGACAGGCTGTACAAAACATGAATTTAATGTTTGGACTCAATGAAACCATGGGTTTAACGCAAGTTCCTGTGTTGCCTTAG
- the rpsI gene encoding 30S ribosomal protein S9 codes for MIGQYYYGTGRRKSAVARVFIKNGSGKFIVNGKPLDVYFSRETGRMVVRQPLELTNHMGGFDIRVNVAGGGESGQAGAVRHGITRALIDYNPELKSALKQAGLVTRDAREVERKKVGLHKARRRKQFSKR; via the coding sequence ATGATCGGACAATATTATTATGGTACCGGCAGACGTAAAAGTGCTGTGGCCCGTGTTTTCATTAAAAATGGTTCTGGTAAGTTTATCGTCAACGGTAAACCTCTGGATGTATATTTTTCCCGTGAAACAGGTCGTATGGTAGTGCGTCAACCATTGGAGCTCACTAATCATATGGGTGGATTTGATATCCGTGTTAATGTGGCAGGTGGTGGTGAATCAGGCCAAGCCGGTGCAGTTCGTCACGGAATTACCAGAGCTCTAATAGACTATAATCCGGAACTTAAATCAGCACTTAAGCAAGCAGGTTTAGTTACCCGAGATGCCCGTGAAGTGGAACGTAAGAAAGTGGGTCTACACAAAGCTCGTCGTCGTAAACAGTTTAGCAAACGATAA
- the rplM gene encoding 50S ribosomal protein L13 codes for MKTFSAKNHEVQRDWFVVDAQDLILGRLASQIALRLRGKHKPIYTPHVDTGDFIVVVNADKIRVTGNKGEDKKYYRHSGYPGGIYETNFNKMRARHPARVLEKAVKGMLPKGPLGYAMIKKMKVYAGTDHPHAAQQPKPLVI; via the coding sequence ATGAAAACCTTTTCGGCTAAAAACCATGAAGTACAGCGCGACTGGTTCGTCGTTGACGCACAAGACTTAATCTTGGGGCGTCTTGCTAGTCAAATAGCTCTCAGACTTCGCGGCAAACACAAACCTATTTACACCCCACACGTTGATACGGGTGATTTTATTGTAGTGGTTAATGCAGATAAAATCCGTGTTACCGGTAATAAAGGTGAAGATAAAAAATATTATCGTCACTCAGGCTACCCTGGTGGGATCTATGAAACCAATTTCAATAAAATGCGTGCACGTCATCCCGCTCGCGTTCTTGAAAAAGCAGTTAAAGGCATGTTACCTAAGGGTCCTTTGGGTTATGCCATGATTAAAAAAATGAAAGTGTATGCTGGAACTGACCATCCACATGCAGCTCAACAACCTAAACCTTTAGTTATCTAG
- a CDS encoding OsmC family protein, with protein MKARVKWVEGMSFLGESGSGHTFLMDGAPESGGRNLGVRPMEAMLLGAGGCTSFDVVLILKRSRAQVTDCVVEIDSERAETDPKVFTKIHFHFIVTGVDLKPELVERAIKLSAEKYCSATFMLGKTASVTHDFEIREAM; from the coding sequence ATGAAAGCACGGGTAAAGTGGGTTGAAGGAATGAGTTTCTTGGGGGAAAGTGGCAGTGGCCATACTTTTTTAATGGATGGCGCCCCTGAGTCTGGGGGGCGAAACCTTGGTGTTCGTCCCATGGAGGCTATGCTCCTTGGCGCCGGAGGCTGTACCTCTTTTGATGTGGTGTTAATTTTAAAGCGCTCAAGAGCGCAAGTTACTGATTGCGTGGTTGAAATTGACAGTGAGCGGGCTGAAACGGACCCTAAGGTATTCACTAAAATTCATTTTCATTTTATTGTAACAGGGGTAGATTTGAAGCCTGAATTAGTGGAACGGGCGATTAAGCTCTCAGCGGAAAAATATTGTTCGGCAACTTTTATGTTAGGTAAAACCGCCTCGGTAACTCATGATTTTGAAATTCGCGAGGCGATGTAA